In Kitasatospora sp. NBC_00240, the following are encoded in one genomic region:
- a CDS encoding sedoheptulose 7-phosphate cyclase, with protein sequence MNSAAQSREPLRWTIRTQLPVAYEIVETPGLLDPANPELLSLPGGGTGTETRLVVLDHSVSDLYGERIRAYFDANDVPVTYLSMPGDEESKSIGNVLDVVAKLNEVGTNRLSNPPIVIGGGVLADVVGLAASLYRRGIPYIRVPTTLLGQVDVSVAAKTGINFGGYRNRLGSYSPPPRTLIDREFLATVPHRQIRNGMGEIFKMALIKDIRLFELLEEYGADLIEARFQASTGGGRLPAGVPDEVIGRAIAGMAEELQPNLWEKDLRRSVDYGHSFSPLVEMRALPELLHGEAVAMDCVFSAVLAAQRGLIDEAVLERIVAAAVRLGLSPSHPLFCDVDLLTEALADTVRHRDGKQHLPILTRIGAVCFLDDLSVAEIASAADRMGRLLGPAAVPVTAGRLG encoded by the coding sequence TTGAACTCAGCAGCCCAGTCCCGAGAGCCCCTGCGCTGGACGATCAGGACCCAGCTACCCGTCGCCTACGAGATCGTCGAGACGCCCGGTCTGCTCGACCCGGCCAACCCGGAACTGCTCAGCCTGCCGGGCGGTGGCACCGGCACCGAAACCCGCCTGGTCGTGCTGGACCACTCGGTCTCCGACCTCTACGGCGAGCGGATCCGCGCCTACTTCGACGCCAACGACGTACCCGTCACCTACCTCTCCATGCCGGGCGACGAGGAGAGCAAGTCGATCGGCAACGTGCTGGACGTCGTCGCCAAGCTCAACGAGGTCGGCACCAACCGCCTCAGCAACCCCCCGATCGTGATCGGCGGCGGCGTGCTCGCGGACGTCGTCGGACTCGCCGCCAGCCTCTACCGCCGGGGCATCCCGTACATCCGGGTGCCCACCACCCTGCTCGGCCAGGTCGACGTCAGCGTCGCGGCCAAGACCGGCATCAACTTCGGCGGGTACCGCAACCGGCTGGGCAGCTACAGTCCGCCGCCGCGCACCCTGATCGACCGCGAGTTCCTGGCGACCGTGCCGCACCGGCAGATCCGCAACGGCATGGGCGAGATCTTCAAGATGGCCCTGATCAAGGACATCCGGCTGTTCGAACTCCTGGAGGAGTACGGGGCCGACCTGATCGAGGCCCGGTTCCAGGCCTCGACCGGCGGCGGACGGCTGCCGGCCGGCGTCCCGGACGAAGTGATCGGCCGCGCCATCGCCGGTATGGCCGAGGAGCTCCAGCCCAACCTCTGGGAGAAGGACCTGCGGCGCAGCGTCGACTACGGGCACTCCTTCTCCCCGTTGGTGGAAATGCGGGCGCTGCCCGAGCTGCTGCACGGCGAGGCCGTGGCGATGGACTGCGTCTTCTCGGCCGTCCTGGCGGCGCAGCGCGGCCTGATCGACGAGGCCGTCCTGGAGCGGATCGTCGCCGCCGCCGTCCGGCTCGGCCTCAGCCCCTCGCACCCGCTGTTCTGCGACGTCGACCTGCTGACCGAGGCGCTGGCGGACACCGTCCGGCACCGCGACGGCAAGCAGCACCTGCCGATCCTGACCCGGATCGGCGCGGTCTGCTTCCTCGACGACCTCTCCGTCGCCGAGATCGCCTCGGCCGCCGACCGGATGGGGCGGCTGCTCGGCCCCGCCGCCGTGCCGGTGACCGCCGGGCGGCTCGGGTGA
- a CDS encoding glucosamine-6-phosphate deaminase: protein MEIVIVPDAAAGGELIAAAIADLLSAKPDALLGVATGSTPLPIYQALAARVRAATLDASRARICQLDEYVGLPAGHPESYRSVVLREVVEPLGLTETSFLGPDGNAQDIAAAAIAYDRALAEAGGVDLQLLGIGTDGHIGFNEPCSSLASRTRIKTLTRQTREDNARFFDSLDEVPHHVITQGIGTILEARHLVLLATGEAKAEAVALAVEGPLSAAVPASALQLHPHATVVVDEAAAAGLKLADYFRDTYAAKPAWQGL, encoded by the coding sequence ATGGAAATCGTGATCGTCCCCGACGCCGCCGCCGGCGGTGAGCTCATCGCCGCGGCGATCGCCGATCTCCTGTCCGCCAAGCCCGACGCCCTGCTCGGCGTCGCCACCGGCTCCACCCCGCTGCCGATCTACCAGGCCCTGGCCGCCCGGGTCCGAGCCGCGACGCTGGACGCCTCGCGGGCCCGGATCTGCCAGCTGGACGAGTACGTCGGCCTGCCCGCCGGCCACCCCGAGTCCTACCGTTCGGTGGTGCTCCGCGAGGTCGTCGAGCCGCTCGGCCTCACCGAGACGTCCTTCCTCGGCCCGGACGGCAACGCGCAGGACATCGCCGCCGCCGCCATCGCCTACGACCGCGCGCTGGCCGAGGCCGGCGGCGTGGACCTCCAGCTGCTGGGCATCGGCACCGACGGGCACATCGGCTTCAACGAGCCGTGCTCCTCGCTCGCCTCGCGCACCCGGATCAAGACGCTGACCCGGCAGACCCGCGAGGACAACGCCCGGTTCTTCGACAGCCTGGACGAGGTGCCGCACCACGTCATCACCCAGGGCATCGGCACCATCCTGGAGGCCCGCCACCTGGTGCTGCTGGCCACCGGCGAGGCGAAGGCCGAGGCCGTCGCGCTGGCCGTCGAGGGTCCACTGTCGGCCGCCGTCCCGGCCTCCGCGCTCCAGCTGCACCCGCACGCCACCGTGGTGGTCGACGAGGCCGCCGCGGCCGGCCTCAAGCTCGCCGACTACTTCCGCGACACCTACGCGGCCAAGCCCGCCTGGCAGGGTCTCTGA